The following DNA comes from Candidatus Effluviviaceae Genus V sp..
CCTCGAGGCGCTGAGGGCGGCGCTGGAGCGGTGCGATGTGCTGGTCGTCTCCGACTACGGGAAGGGCGTCCTCACCGATGAGACCCTTCCCGCGGGAATCGCCAGAGCCCGCGAACTCGGTCTGACCATCTGTGTCGACCCCAAGGAGTCCCACTTCCCTCATTACAGGGGCGTCTCGGCGATCACGCCGAATCAGCGAGAGGCCGGCATCGCCGCCGGCGTCCGTATCGTCGACGCGGAGACGCTGTCTGCGGTCGGATGGAAGCTCTCGGAGGAACTCGAAGCCGACTGCGTCGTCGTGACCCGCGGCGACGAGGGGATGAGCCTGTTCATCAGGGGAGGTGAGCACGTCCATCTTCCGACCGTCGCCCGGGAGGTCTACGACGTGACCGGTGCGGGAGACACGGTGGTGAGCGTGCTCGGCGCGGCGCTGGGCGCCGGTGCGAGCATGGTCGAGGCCGCAGAGATCGCGAACCACGCCGCCGGCATCGTCATCCGGGAGATCGGGACGGCGTCGGTGACGCCGGACGAGATCACGGCCTCGTTCGACGAGCATCTCGGGGAGAGCTGACGTGGCCGTCGTCGAGCGTCAGGAACTGGTGGAGGCCTGCCGCGGGCACCGGGACGCGGGCAGGCGGATCGTCTTCACGAACGGGTGCTTCGACATCCTGCACCGGGGACACGTCGACTATCTCTCCCGCGCGAAGGCTCTGGGCGATGTGCTCGTCGTCGGCCTCAACACCGACCGGTCGGTCGGCGAACTCAAGGGGCCGTGCCGCCCGATCGTGCCCGAGGAGGACCGGGCGCATGTTCTGGATGCCCTCTCGGTCGTTGACTACGTTGTCCTCTTCGACGAACCGACGCCGCTCGAGGTGATCGAAGCCCTTCAGCCGGATGTTCTCGTCAAGGGCGCCGGCTACACGCGCGACACGATCGTCGGCGCGGACGTCGTGGAGTCGCGGGGTGGGCAGGTGGTCGCGCTCGCTCCCGTGCCCGGCCGGTCGACACGATCGATCATCGCCACCATCCTCGAACGCGGACGGGGGTGTCTGGGGGGGAGCCGCTGAAGCCTAAGAGCGCACGCCCTCTTCCAGAGGAAAACGGCTGTTTTTCGGGGCTTTCGGGTGGACAGAAGAGGGCGTTTCGAGTACCATGGACCCCGTGGCTGATTCAGAATTCACCTTGTGATCTGGCTCGGCCTCTTTGATTCGAGGAATCCCCCGCAGGGACGGCGCATCCACGCGTCTCGCCGGGGGATTCTCGCACGCTTGGCCCGGACGACGGACCGCTCACGGTCGTCCGGGCGGTTCACCGGCGGCGCCTTCGAGTCGCGCCGTCTCACGGAGGAGTTCGCCAGGGAGGACGGATGCAGCGACGACGCGTGGTGATCATGGGCGCCGCAGGAAGGGACTTCCACAACTTCAACCTCGTCTACAGGGATCGTGAGGAGTTCGAGGTCGTCGCCTTCACGGCGACCCAGATCCCGGACATCTCGGGTCGTGCGTATCCTCCGGAACTCGCAGGCTCGCTCTATCCCCAGGGCATACCGATCCGCCACGAGGACGATCTCCCGGAGATCATCGCCGAGTTCTCGGTCGACGATGTCGTCTTCGCCTACAGCGACGTGCCGCACGAGTACGTCATGCACAAGGCGTCGCTCGTGAACGCGCTCGGACCGAACTTCCTGCTGCTCGGCGCCGAGGAGACGATGATCACCTCGAAGAAGCCGGTCGTCGCCGTCTGCGCGACCCGGACCGGATGCGGCAAGAGCCAGACGACCAGGAAGATCGCCGAGACGCTCATGGCGGCCGGCAAGAAGGTCGTCGCCATCAGGCACCCCATGCCGTACGGTGACCTCGCGAAGCAGATCTGGCAGCGCTTCGCGGAGTACGACGATCTCAAGAAGCACGAGTGCACCATCGAAGAGATGGAGGAGTACGAACCGCACATCGCGCGCGGGAATGTCGTCTACGCCGGCGTCGACTACGAGCGCATTCTCGAGGAGGCGGAGAAGGAGGCCGACGTCATCCTGTGGGACGGAGGCAACAACGACGCTTCGTTCTACGCCGCCGACCTCTACGTCGTCGTGGCCGACCCCCATCGCGTCGGGCACGAGCTGACCTACTACCCGGGCGAGCAGAACCTCCGCATGGCGGACGTCGTCATCATCAACAAGGAGGGGACGGCGAAGCGGGACGACATCGAGAAGCTCGAGGCCAACATCGCATCGGTCAACCCGAACGCTCGCATCGTGCACGCGAACTCGCCCGTCACGTTCGAGGAGAGCGTCGACCTCAAGGGTAAGAAGGTCCTCGTCGTCGAGGACGGTCCGACACTGACCCACGGCGGCATGAAGTACGGGGCCGGCACGGTCGCCGCCGAGTCGGCCGGCGCCGAGCTGGTCGATGCGCGCGAGCACGCCGTCGGCAAGATCAAGGAGATGTACGAGACCTACCCCGGCATCGGGACGCTCCTCCCCGCGGCCGGCTACTCGGACGAACAGGTCGCCGATCTCGAGAAGACCGTGAACGCCGTCGAGTGCGACTACGTCATCATCGGTACGCCGATCGACCTGAGGCGCGTCATCGACATCAACAAGCCCAGCGTCCGGGTGCTCTACGAGCTGGACGTTCAGGGCGAGCCGACGCTCGAGGATGTGCTGGGCGATCTCATCTAGTCGAACCGGCGGGGAACCGTCCCGCGGGCCCGAGCTCGTCGGCGCGCGAACGGTACCCGGGAGGAGACCTGTGAAGATCCACGAGTACCAGGCGAAGGAGATCCTCTCCCGCTACGAGGTCCCGATGCCGCCGTTCGAGGTCGTGGACTCCCCCTCACAGGCGCGGGCTTTCGCGGAGCGGACGGGCGCGCCGATCATCGTCAAGGCCCAGGTCCACGTAGGAGGAAGGGGAAAGGCCGGGGGCGTCAAGTTCGCGGCCGACCCCGACGAGGCCGAGCGGTCGGCGGCCGACATCCTCGGCATGGACATCAAGGGGCTGACCGTCGGGAAGGTCATCGTCTACGAGGCCGTCGACATCGCCGACGAGATCTACATCGGCGTCGTCATCGACCGGGCATCGAAGCGTCCGGTCTTCATGGTCAGCTCGGCCGGAGGCGTCGACATCGAGGAGGTCGCCTCCGCGACCCCGGAGAAGATCCACAGGCACCCGGTCGACCCCCAGGACGGGCTCTCCAGAGAGGAGGCCGCCGCGCTCGGCGGCGCCGTTGATCCCCGGCCCGACGTGGCGCGGAGGATCGGGGACGTCATCTTCAAGCTCTGGACGGCCTTCAACGAGAGCGACGCCTCACTCGCGGAGATCAACCCGCTCGTCGTGACGCCCGACGGAGACGTCTCGGCGGTCGACGCCAAGATGCTCATCGATGACAACGCGCTCTTCCGTCACGAGGACATCGCCGCGATGCGGGATCCCTCGCTCGAGACCGATGAGACCCGCAGGGCGCGCGAGGCGGGACTCTCCTACGTCAAACTCGACGGCACCGTGGGCTGTCTCGTGAACGGCGCGGGGCTCGCCATGACGACGATGGACGTCATCAAGCACTTCGGCGGTGAGCCTGCCAACTTCCTCGACATCGGCGGCAGTTCGACACCGGAGAAGGTCGTCACCGCGCTCGACATCATCTCGAGCGACCCCGGCGTCAAGGCGATCCTGATCAACATCTTCGGCGGCATAACCCGGTGTGACGACGTCGCCCGCGGCCTCATCGAGGCCTTCGAGCGGCGGCCGCTCGACCTCGGTGTGGTCGTTCGTCTGACCGGCACGAACGAGGAGGAGGCAAGGGAGCTTCTCTCCGAGCACGACCTCGTGACGGCCGCGACGATGGACGACGCCGTCCAGAAGGTCGTCGAGATGGCGGGGAGGGCCGCGTGAGCATCTACATAGACGAGAAGACCCGGGTCTGCGTTCAGGGCATCACCGGCCGCGACGGCGGCTTCCACGCGCGCGGCATGCTCGACTACGGAACGAACGTCGTCGCCGGTGTGACTCCGGGGAAGGGCGGACAATCGGTCGAGGACGTGCCGGTGTTCGATACCGTGAGGGAGGCGGTCGAGAAGACCGGTGCCGATGCGTCGATCGTCTTCGTGCCGGCGCGGTTCGCGGCCGACGCCGTTGTCGAGGCGGGCGAGGCCGGTATCGAACTCGTCGTCGCCATCACGGAGGGCGTGCCCACGCTCGACGCCGCCCGGATGTACGCCCGGCTTCACGAGACAGGGACAAGGCTCGTCGGTCCGAACTGTCCCGGGCTCATCAGTCCCGGCAAGTGCAAGCTCGGCATCATGCCCGGTCCCATCCACGAGAGAGGTCCCATCGGCGTCGTCTCGAGAAGCGGGACGCTGACCTACGAGGTCGTCGACGGACTCCGGAGGCACGGACTCGGACAGTCGACGGTCATCGGCATCGGCGGAGACCCGATCATCGGGACGAACTTCATCGACACGCTCGAGGCGTTCGCGCGCGATCCCGAGACCGAGGGCATCGTGTTGATCGGCGAGATCGGCGGAACGGACGAGGAGGAGGCGGCCGCCTGGATCGAGCGCGAGCTCGACAAGCCGGTCGTGTCGTTCATCGCCGGGCGGACGGCTCCGCCCGGGAAACGCATGGGACACGCCGGCGCGATCATCGCGGGCGGCAAGGGAACGGCTGAGGAGAAGATGGAGGCGCTGAAGGCGGCCGGCGTGCCTGTCGCCGAGCGTCCGAGTGAGATCCCTGAGCTCTTGTCTGGGTCGCTTCGGGGGTGAGCATGAGCAAGGAAGCGAGCAGGGAACAGCAGAAGAAGCAGAAGCGCGCGTGGCGCTATCCTTCGCAGAGCGAGCATCCGGGTTCCGAGATCTACATCCACGAGGACTGGTGCAAGAACTGCGGCATCTGCTATGAGATGTGCCCGAAGGGCGTCCTGTCGTGCGATCCGAGCGGCAGGCCCGTCGTCGAGAATCCGGACGCGTGCATCGCGTGCTATCTATGTGAGATGCTGTGTCCTGACATGGCGATCACGGTCCATAAGGAGCGCGCCGGTAAGAGCGGGACGTCGGACGACACCTAGGTACTGCGAACGCCCGGGGGGTTGAGGTTCCAACATGAAGAACCAGACGCCGTACACCCAGGTCCTGCAGGGGAACGAGGCCGCCGCGATCGGAGCGCTCGCCGGAGGTCTCGATTTTTTCGCTGGCTATCCGATCACGCCGTCCTCGGAGGTCGCCGAGATCATGTCGCGGACGCTCCCGCTCGTCGGGGGACGGTTCATCCAGATGGAGGACGAGATCGCATCGATGGCTGCCGTCATCGGTGCGTCGCTCGCGGGGGCCCGTTCGATGACCGCGACGAGCGGCCCGGGTTTCTCGCTCATGCAGGAGCACGTCGGCTTCGCCTGTCTCGCCGAGGTGCCGTGCGTCGTCATCAACGTGCAGCGGGCCGGACCATCGACGGGGCTTCCGACCCAGCCCGCCCAGGGCGACATCATGCAGGCCCGGTGGGGCACGCACGGCGACCATGCCGTCATCGCGCTCGCGCCGTCGAGCGTCCGGGAGTGCTTCACCATGACCGTCGACTGCCTCAACCTGGCGGAGCTCTACCGGACGCCGGTCCTGCTCCTGATGGACGAGGTCATCGGCCACATGAGAGAGAGCGTCACGTTCCCTCAGGCGGGCACGTTCGGCCTCGACATGCGGAAGGAACCCCTCACAGGTCTCGGAGACTACTGTCCGTTCGACGAGTGCGGAGAGATCATCGCACCCCTCTCACCGTACGGCGGGGAGTACAGGTTCCACGTCACCGGGCTCACCCACGACAAGCGCGGTTTCCCCACGATGGTCTCCGACGAGGTGAACCACAAGATCCATCACATCGTCGACAAGATCGAGAGCCGAGCCGACAGCCTCGCGCGGTACGAGGAGTACATGACCGACGACGCCGACGTGCTTCTCTTCGCGTACGGCTCGACGGCCCGGGTCGCCAAGGCGTCGGTGCGGACCCTCCGCGACGAGGGCATCAAGGCGGGGCTCATGCGTGTCAAGACGATCTGGCCGTTCTCGAAGAAGCGGCTCAGAGAGCTTCTGAACCAGCTGAAGCTCATCGTGGTGCCCGAGATGAACCTCGGACAGTACGTCCTCGAGGTCGAACGCGCCATGTGCGACGAGGTTCCCGTCAAGCGTTTCGGTCGGGTCGACGGTCACCTGTTCGTCCCCGACCAGATATCGGACTTCGTGCGGAAGGAGGTGGGGCGATGAGTCGGGAGATCGAGACCGCGCGCGAGTACCTGAGACCCGCGAAGAAGCTCCCGACCGTGTGGTGCCCCGGATGCGGGCTCGGCATCATCATGAGCGCCATGGTGCGTGCCATCCACAGCCTCGCTCTCGACAAGAACGACGTGGCCATGGTCTCGGGCATCGGCTGCACCGGCCGGATGCCGGCCTACGTCGACTTCAACACACTGCACACGACGCACGGCCGCGCCCTCGCGTTCGCCACCGGGCTCAAGCTCGCGAACCCGAGGCTCAACGTCATCACGGCGATGGGAGACGGCGACGCGCTGGCGATCGGCGGGAACCACTTCATCCACTCGTGCCGGCGGAACATCAACATGA
Coding sequences within:
- the rfaE1 gene encoding D-glycero-beta-D-manno-heptose-7-phosphate kinase, with amino-acid sequence MSGLSRERLSEILDGLPRVRVAVFGDMMLDRYIWGDVSRISPEAPVPVVEVERESVRFGGAANVAENVAALGCPARIVAVAGDDAPGRELVDLLEGRGVDTSGVVRLDERMTTTKTRIIARNQQVVRADRESIGPVGEPASGRILEALRAALERCDVLVVSDYGKGVLTDETLPAGIARARELGLTICVDPKESHFPHYRGVSAITPNQREAGIAAGVRIVDAETLSAVGWKLSEELEADCVVVTRGDEGMSLFIRGGEHVHLPTVAREVYDVTGAGDTVVSVLGAALGAGASMVEAAEIANHAAGIVIREIGTASVTPDEITASFDEHLGES
- the rfaE2 gene encoding D-glycero-beta-D-manno-heptose 1-phosphate adenylyltransferase — its product is MAVVERQELVEACRGHRDAGRRIVFTNGCFDILHRGHVDYLSRAKALGDVLVVGLNTDRSVGELKGPCRPIVPEEDRAHVLDALSVVDYVVLFDEPTPLEVIEALQPDVLVKGAGYTRDTIVGADVVESRGGQVVALAPVPGRSTRSIIATILERGRGCLGGSR
- a CDS encoding 2-oxoacid:acceptor oxidoreductase subunit alpha: MKNQTPYTQVLQGNEAAAIGALAGGLDFFAGYPITPSSEVAEIMSRTLPLVGGRFIQMEDEIASMAAVIGASLAGARSMTATSGPGFSLMQEHVGFACLAEVPCVVINVQRAGPSTGLPTQPAQGDIMQARWGTHGDHAVIALAPSSVRECFTMTVDCLNLAELYRTPVLLLMDEVIGHMRESVTFPQAGTFGLDMRKEPLTGLGDYCPFDECGEIIAPLSPYGGEYRFHVTGLTHDKRGFPTMVSDEVNHKIHHIVDKIESRADSLARYEEYMTDDADVLLFAYGSTARVAKASVRTLRDEGIKAGLMRVKTIWPFSKKRLRELLNQLKLIVVPEMNLGQYVLEVERAMCDEVPVKRFGRVDGHLFVPDQISDFVRKEVGR
- the sucC gene encoding ADP-forming succinate--CoA ligase subunit beta translates to MKIHEYQAKEILSRYEVPMPPFEVVDSPSQARAFAERTGAPIIVKAQVHVGGRGKAGGVKFAADPDEAERSAADILGMDIKGLTVGKVIVYEAVDIADEIYIGVVIDRASKRPVFMVSSAGGVDIEEVASATPEKIHRHPVDPQDGLSREEAAALGGAVDPRPDVARRIGDVIFKLWTAFNESDASLAEINPLVVTPDGDVSAVDAKMLIDDNALFRHEDIAAMRDPSLETDETRRAREAGLSYVKLDGTVGCLVNGAGLAMTTMDVIKHFGGEPANFLDIGGSSTPEKVVTALDIISSDPGVKAILINIFGGITRCDDVARGLIEAFERRPLDLGVVVRLTGTNEEEARELLSEHDLVTAATMDDAVQKVVEMAGRAA
- a CDS encoding 4Fe-4S ferredoxin, producing the protein MSKEASREQQKKQKRAWRYPSQSEHPGSEIYIHEDWCKNCGICYEMCPKGVLSCDPSGRPVVENPDACIACYLCEMLCPDMAITVHKERAGKSGTSDDT
- a CDS encoding GTPase, whose amino-acid sequence is MQRRRVVIMGAAGRDFHNFNLVYRDREEFEVVAFTATQIPDISGRAYPPELAGSLYPQGIPIRHEDDLPEIIAEFSVDDVVFAYSDVPHEYVMHKASLVNALGPNFLLLGAEETMITSKKPVVAVCATRTGCGKSQTTRKIAETLMAAGKKVVAIRHPMPYGDLAKQIWQRFAEYDDLKKHECTIEEMEEYEPHIARGNVVYAGVDYERILEEAEKEADVILWDGGNNDASFYAADLYVVVADPHRVGHELTYYPGEQNLRMADVVIINKEGTAKRDDIEKLEANIASVNPNARIVHANSPVTFEESVDLKGKKVLVVEDGPTLTHGGMKYGAGTVAAESAGAELVDAREHAVGKIKEMYETYPGIGTLLPAAGYSDEQVADLEKTVNAVECDYVIIGTPIDLRRVIDINKPSVRVLYELDVQGEPTLEDVLGDLI
- the sucD gene encoding succinate--CoA ligase subunit alpha produces the protein MSIYIDEKTRVCVQGITGRDGGFHARGMLDYGTNVVAGVTPGKGGQSVEDVPVFDTVREAVEKTGADASIVFVPARFAADAVVEAGEAGIELVVAITEGVPTLDAARMYARLHETGTRLVGPNCPGLISPGKCKLGIMPGPIHERGPIGVVSRSGTLTYEVVDGLRRHGLGQSTVIGIGGDPIIGTNFIDTLEAFARDPETEGIVLIGEIGGTDEEEAAAWIERELDKPVVSFIAGRTAPPGKRMGHAGAIIAGGKGTAEEKMEALKAAGVPVAERPSEIPELLSGSLRG